The Ensifer adhaerens genome contains a region encoding:
- a CDS encoding dimethylarginine dimethylaminohydrolase family protein has protein sequence MSQSRPVYQFNNIIVRTPSKSVVNGLRADDRGNPTFEGVKAEHDAYIAAMKDAGVKVTVLPALEAFPDSIFVEDPALVFTEGAILLRPGAETRVKETPEIEPTLRAMFETVLDLPGTGFADGGDVLTTRESVMIGLSARTNKVGAEALQACLTKLGRKSEIVATPEGVLHFKTDCSLLDDETVLSTARLAKSGAFERFKQVIIPEGEEPAANALRVNDVVMVGSDFPRTIEMLDKLGYKVVPMKTTEIGKIDAGLSCMSLRWFSNTL, from the coding sequence ATGTCGCAATCTCGCCCCGTCTACCAGTTCAACAACATCATCGTCCGCACGCCGTCGAAGTCGGTCGTAAACGGCCTGCGCGCCGACGACCGTGGCAATCCGACCTTTGAAGGTGTGAAGGCTGAACACGACGCCTATATCGCGGCGATGAAGGATGCGGGCGTGAAGGTGACGGTCCTTCCCGCGCTCGAAGCCTTCCCGGACTCGATCTTCGTCGAGGATCCGGCGCTCGTCTTTACCGAAGGCGCGATCCTGCTGCGTCCGGGTGCTGAGACCCGCGTCAAGGAAACGCCCGAGATCGAGCCGACGCTGCGCGCCATGTTCGAGACCGTGCTTGATCTGCCCGGCACCGGCTTTGCCGATGGCGGTGACGTGCTGACGACCCGCGAAAGCGTAATGATCGGCCTGTCAGCCCGCACCAACAAGGTTGGCGCCGAAGCACTGCAGGCCTGCCTTACCAAGCTCGGTCGCAAGAGCGAGATCGTCGCGACGCCGGAAGGCGTGCTGCACTTCAAAACCGACTGCTCGCTGCTCGACGACGAGACCGTGCTTTCGACCGCACGTCTTGCCAAGTCCGGCGCCTTCGAGCGCTTCAAGCAGGTGATCATCCCTGAAGGTGAAGAGCCGGCAGCCAATGCTTTGCGCGTCAACGACGTCGTCATGGTCGGCTCCGACTTCCCGCGCACGATCGAGATGCTCGACAAGCTCGGCTACAAGGTCGTGCCGATGAAGACGACGGAGATCGGCAAGATCGATGCAGGTCTTTCCTGCATGTCGCTGCGCTGGTTCAGCAACACGCTCTGA